The proteins below are encoded in one region of Malaclemys terrapin pileata isolate rMalTer1 chromosome 20, rMalTer1.hap1, whole genome shotgun sequence:
- the LOC128826462 gene encoding peptidoglycan recognition protein 1-like: MLLLTRVVLLSALCAAALGCPRIISRSQWRARTPRSRVPLRTPVPYVIIHHTAGNRCYTQASCSEQVRGIQNYHINKRGWSDIGYNFLIGEDGNVYEGRGWSTRGAHAKNWNSRSLGFSFLGTFTNGVPNAAALNAARSLIQCAVSKGFLSRSYTLKGHRNVSLTSCPGNDLYRVIRQWARFKL; the protein is encoded by the exons GCTGCCCCCGCATCATCTCTCGCTCCCAGTGGAGGGCCCGGACCCCAAGAAGCAGGGTCCCGCTGAGGACCCCAGTGCCCTACGTCATCATCCACCACACGGCAGGGAACCGCTGCTACACACAGGCCTCCTGTAGCGAGCAGGTCAGGGGCATCCAGAACTACCACATCAACAAGAGGGGCTGGTCTGACATCGGCTAcaa cttcctgatcGGCGAGGACGGCAACGTCTACGAGGGCAGAGGCTGGAGCACGAGGGGGGCCCATGCCAAGAACTGGAACTCTAGGTCGCTGGGATTCAGTTTCCTTGGCACCTTCACCA ACGGAGTCCCCAACGCTGCTGCCCTGAACGCCGCCAGGAGCCTGATCCAATGTGCCGTCTCCAAGGGCTTCCTGAGCCGCAGCTACACCCTGAAGGGGCATCGCAACGTGAGTCTGACCAGCTGCCCCGGGAACGACCTCTACAGGGTCATCAGACAGTGGGCCAGGTTCAAACTCTGA